From Leptotrichia wadei, one genomic window encodes:
- the ruvC gene encoding crossover junction endodeoxyribonuclease RuvC — translation MRILGIDPGTAIVGYAIVDYENGKYNPLDYGCIFTDKDEDMPIRLEKIYDGLENIIKLWKPADMAIEDLFFFKNQKTVIKVGQARGVITLAGQKNKLNLYSYTPLQVKMGIASYGRADKKQIQEMVKLILKLDEIPKPDDAADALAIAITHINSKIGFGGFDRGDNITKKLSKITSNRIKLEDYKKLIK, via the coding sequence ATGAGAATTTTAGGGATAGATCCTGGAACAGCGATAGTGGGATATGCTATTGTAGATTATGAAAATGGCAAGTATAATCCGCTTGACTATGGCTGTATTTTTACAGATAAGGATGAAGATATGCCAATCAGGCTGGAAAAAATTTATGATGGGCTGGAAAACATTATAAAGCTATGGAAGCCAGCAGATATGGCTATTGAAGACTTATTTTTCTTTAAGAATCAAAAAACAGTAATAAAAGTAGGACAGGCTCGTGGAGTAATAACTTTAGCAGGGCAAAAAAATAAGCTGAATTTATACAGTTACACTCCGCTTCAAGTAAAAATGGGAATTGCAAGTTATGGAAGAGCTGATAAAAAGCAAATTCAGGAAATGGTAAAGTTAATATTAAAGTTAGATGAGATTCCAAAGCCTGATGATGCTGCAGATGCCCTTGCCATCGCAATTACTCACATAAATTCTAAAATAGGATTTGGCGGGTTTGACAGGGGAGATAATATTACAAAAAAATTGAGTAAAATTACTTCCAATCGAATAAAACTGGAAGATTACAAAAAATTAATAAAATAA
- the thyA gene encoding thymidylate synthase yields the protein MKQYLDMVKHVLDNGVKKENRTGVDTISTFAYSYKVDLSEGYPLLTTKKMYFNSMLHELFWYLSGEEHIKNLRKKTKIWDAWADEEGRLETAYGRFWRRYPVPEIALDGEVFADENNPWTTREENGQLVFDQIQYIIDTLKELKTNPNHKNGRRMIVLAWNPGNATISKLPPCHYTFAFNVLGNKLNCHLTQRSGDIALGIPFNLACYSLLTMMIAKECGYEAGEFAHTIIDAHIYENHIEGLKEQLTRKPLKLAKIKIADKPFNELTFEDIMLEDYESYPAIKFEVAV from the coding sequence ATGAAACAATATTTGGATATGGTCAAGCATGTGCTTGACAATGGAGTAAAAAAGGAAAATAGAACAGGAGTTGATACGATTTCAACTTTTGCCTATTCGTATAAGGTTGACTTGAGTGAAGGATATCCACTTCTGACAACTAAAAAAATGTATTTTAATTCGATGCTGCATGAACTGTTCTGGTATTTGTCTGGGGAAGAGCATATTAAGAATTTACGTAAAAAGACAAAGATATGGGATGCCTGGGCGGATGAGGAAGGAAGGCTGGAAACGGCTTATGGAAGATTCTGGAGAAGATATCCTGTTCCAGAAATTGCTTTGGATGGGGAAGTTTTTGCAGATGAAAATAATCCCTGGACAACAAGAGAAGAAAATGGACAGTTAGTATTCGATCAAATTCAGTATATTATTGATACTTTGAAGGAGTTAAAAACAAATCCTAATCATAAAAATGGGAGAAGAATGATAGTTTTGGCCTGGAATCCAGGAAATGCGACAATTAGTAAATTACCGCCGTGTCATTATACTTTTGCATTCAATGTTTTAGGAAATAAATTGAATTGCCATTTGACTCAGAGAAGTGGAGATATTGCACTTGGGATACCATTTAATCTGGCTTGCTATTCGTTACTTACAATGATGATTGCAAAAGAGTGCGGCTATGAAGCTGGAGAATTTGCTCATACAATAATAGATGCTCATATTTATGAAAATCATATCGAAGGATTGAAGGAGCAGCTGACAAGAAAACCGCTAAAACTTGCCAAAATCAAGATTGCGGATAAGCCATTTAATGAATTGACATTTGAAGATATTATGCTGGAAGATTATGAAAGCTATCCGGCTATTAAATTTGAAGTTGCGGTTTAA
- the truB gene encoding tRNA pseudouridine(55) synthase TruB yields the protein MEKNFTKDGLILLNKSKGISSFAAINELKRKIKAKKVGHAGTLDPMAEGLMIVMVNDATKFSDDLMKKEKEYYVEMELGYKTDTYDLEGTVIERYEAEINIGNAQIIKAVNSFKGKIKQIPPMYSAIKVDGKKLYDLARKGVEVERAERNVEISEIRKIKISRPDKNSKVNENIKISFYAKVSSGTYIRSLVYDIGEKLGVFATMTRLVRTKIGRFEIEDAIDLEKAEAEIDKLKELVEAKRENESFWATKSDAVIRAEKIREIVCFVEIEYVLDYFGINVSNEKYGKLKNGMTVIDTFKKFENISKEVNMRKKIKENQKFKIYVRNRDTNEREFRGIVKIVNIKGDRIYLKRDKYFL from the coding sequence ATGGAAAAAAATTTCACGAAAGATGGACTTATTCTATTGAATAAAAGTAAAGGGATAAGCTCGTTTGCGGCAATTAATGAGCTGAAAAGAAAAATAAAGGCTAAAAAAGTCGGGCATGCAGGGACGCTGGATCCAATGGCTGAAGGGCTTATGATTGTTATGGTTAATGATGCTACAAAATTTTCTGATGACCTGATGAAAAAGGAAAAGGAATATTATGTTGAAATGGAACTTGGATACAAAACTGATACTTATGATCTGGAAGGGACGGTTATTGAAAGATATGAGGCTGAAATAAATATAGGCAATGCCCAAATAATAAAAGCTGTAAATAGTTTTAAAGGAAAAATAAAGCAGATTCCGCCAATGTATTCTGCAATAAAGGTAGATGGGAAAAAACTTTATGATTTAGCTAGAAAAGGTGTAGAAGTTGAAAGAGCTGAAAGAAATGTGGAAATTTCAGAAATTAGAAAAATCAAAATCTCTAGGCCAGATAAAAATTCAAAAGTCAATGAAAATATCAAAATTTCATTTTATGCAAAAGTCAGCAGTGGAACTTATATCCGTTCTCTAGTTTACGATATTGGGGAAAAATTGGGAGTTTTTGCTACGATGACAAGGCTTGTGAGAACTAAAATTGGAAGATTTGAAATTGAAGATGCGATTGATTTGGAAAAGGCTGAAGCTGAAATTGATAAATTGAAGGAATTGGTGGAGGCTAAAAGGGAAAATGAATCGTTTTGGGCTACAAAAAGTGATGCTGTGATTAGGGCTGAAAAGATTCGGGAAATAGTGTGTTTTGTAGAAATAGAATATGTGCTTGACTATTTTGGGATAAATGTTTCCAATGAGAAATATGGAAAATTGAAAAATGGAATGACAGTTATCGACACATTTAAAAAATTTGAAAATATAAGTAAAGAAGTTAATATGAGAAAAAAAATCAAGGAAAATCAGAAATTTAAGATTTATGTGAGAAATAGAGACACAAATGAACGGGAATTTCGTGGAATTGTGAAAATTGTAAATATTAAGGGAGATAGAATTTATTTAAAGAGAGATAAATACTTTTTGTAA
- a CDS encoding tRNA (cytidine(34)-2'-O)-methyltransferase: protein MNIVLLNPEIHVNTGNIGRTCVLTNTRLHLIKPLGFELDDKKIRRAGLDYWKNVQLFVWENLEHFWKENIENNENAKIYFATTKTDQRYTDVKFNHDDYIMFGPESRGIPEEILNKYKENNITIPMLPLGRSLNLSNAVAIVLFEALRQNNFEY, encoded by the coding sequence ATGAACATAGTTCTATTAAATCCAGAAATACATGTAAACACAGGAAATATCGGAAGAACCTGTGTTTTAACAAATACAAGGCTGCATTTAATAAAACCTCTAGGTTTTGAACTGGATGACAAGAAAATAAGACGTGCAGGGCTAGATTACTGGAAAAACGTACAGCTTTTTGTATGGGAAAACTTGGAACACTTTTGGAAGGAAAATATTGAAAATAACGAAAATGCAAAAATTTATTTTGCAACGACAAAAACGGATCAAAGATATACAGATGTAAAATTTAATCATGATGACTATATAATGTTTGGGCCTGAATCTCGTGGAATTCCTGAAGAAATATTGAATAAATATAAGGAAAATAATATTACGATTCCAATGCTGCCGCTTGGGAGATCACTGAATTTGTCAAATGCGGTGGCAATTGTGCTGTTTGAGGCTTTAAGACAAAATAATTTTGAATATTAG